The following coding sequences lie in one Arabidopsis thaliana chromosome 3, partial sequence genomic window:
- a CDS encoding Regulator of chromosome condensation (RCC1) family protein: protein MKLSSGSLPFALFSHETTLLHWYFTQEAVVLLLKMENKVVRARTRSPTSDLSAVTQAMRFCWLFSFFMIAPSGCFLLIIFLSHLALLQEHAKKASGSHCNTPQRLGKVFSEVLSQTAVLKALSLDELVHKPHTSPPETIENRPTNHSSPGVDTSKYSISSAVSSSSQGSTFEDLKSLCDVFVWGESIGDGLLGGGMHKSGSSSSLMTDSFLPKVLKSHVALDAQSISCGTNYAVLVTKQGQMYSWGEESGGRLGHGVCSYVPHPKLIDEFNGSTVELADCGEFHTCAVTASGDLYAWGDGDHNAGLLGLGSGASHWKPVRILGQMEGIYVKAISCGPWHTAFVTSEGKLFTFGDGTFGALGHGDRISTNIPREVEALNGCRTIKAACGVWHSAAVVSVFGEATSSGKLFTWGDGDDGRLGHGDIECRLIPSCVTELDTTSFQQVACGQSITVALSMSGQVYAMGTADPSHDIVRAPSCIEGGLGKSFVQEVACGFHHIAVLNSKAEVYTWGKGSNGQLGHGDTEYRCMPTLVKALKGKQVRKVVCGSNYTATICLHKPITGTDSTKCSGCRHPFNYMRKLHNCYNCGSVFCNSCTSKKSLAAAMAPKTNRPYRVCDDCYIKLEGIRESLATPANSARFSNASLPSSYEMDEIGITPQRQLLRVDSFDFFRQTKHADLKTIGETSGGSCTSSIHSNMDIKGSFNLKGIRRLSRLTSFDSVQEEGKQRTKHCASKSDTSSLIRHSVTCGLPFSRRGSVELFPLSIKSSPVESVATTSDFTTDITDHELLQEVPKKSNQCLSHEISVLKAQVEELTLKSKKLETELGKTSKKLEVAVLMARDDAEKIKSSEEIVRSLTLQLMNTTKKEVDKTRRHRNSF from the exons ATGAAGCTGAGTTCTGGCTCACTACCCTTCGCGCTCTTCTCTCACGAAACAACTCTTCTGCATTGGTACTTCACTCAAGAAGCCGTAGTCTTGCTCCTGAAAATGGAGAACAAAGTAGTTCGAGCCAGAACTCGAAGTCCAACATCAGATCTGTCAGCAGTGACACAAGCTATGAGGTTTTGTtggttgttttctttcttcatgaTAGCACCATCGGGTTGTTTCCTACTTATTATCTTCCTGTCTCACCTGGCACTTTTGCAGGAACATGCAAAAAAGGCCTCAGGATCTCACTGCAACACTCCACAGAGACTGGGGAAAGTTTTCTCAGAGGTTCTGTCACAAACTGCAGTACTAAAGGCACTCTCTTTGGACGAACTGGTTCATAAACCTCATACTTCGCCTCCAGAGACTATCGAGAATCGACCAACAAATCACTCCTCCCCTGGCGTTGATACAAGTAAATATAGCATTTCCAGCGCAGTGAGTTCATCTAGTCAAGGATCAACTTTTGAAGACTTGAAGTCTCTCTGTGATGTCTTTGTTTGGGGAGAAAGTATTGGAGATGGGCTATTAGGAGGTGGTATGCACAAAAGTGGCAGCAGCTCTTCTCTGATGACTGATTCTTTTTTACCCAAAGTCTTGAAATCACATGTGGCACTTGATGCACAGAGCATTTCTTGCGGTACCAATTATGCAGTGTTAGTAACAAAGCAGGGACAGATGTACAGCTGGGGAGAAGAATCTGGTGGCAGGTTAGGACATGGAGTTTGTTCCTATGTTCCACACCCAAAACTTATTGATGAATTTAACGGATCAACGGTGGAGTTAGCTGACTGTGGGGAATTTCATACATGTGCTGTAACAGCCTCAGGGGATCTATATGCTTGGGGTGATGGAGATCACAATGCCGGTCTCCTTGGACTTGGTAGTGGAGCTAGCCACTGGAAACCGGTACGAATTCTCGGTCAGATGGAAGGTATATATGTAAAAGCTATATCTTGCGGACCTTGGCATACAGCGTTTGTAACATCAGAAGGTAAGCTGTTTACATTTGGTGATGGTACTTTTGGTGCGCTTGGACATGGTGATCGTATTAGCACAAACATACCTAGAGAAGTCGAGGCATTAAATGGCTGCAGAACAATAAAGGCAGCTTGTGGCGTTTGGCATTCAGCTGCTGTTGTCAGTGTTTTCGGTGAGGCCACATCATCAGGGAAGCTTTTTACTTGGGGCGATGGAGATGATGGGAGACTCGGACATGGTGATATAGAGTGTAGACTAATCCCATCTTGTGTAACTGAACTGGATACAACTAGCTTTCAACAGGTGGCTTGTGGCCAGAGCATTACTGTTGCTCTCTCTATGTCTGGACAAGTTTATGCAATGGGAACTGCTGATCCGAGTCATGATATTGTGAGAGCTCCTTCTTGCATTGAAGGGGGTCTAGGAAAGAGTTTCGTCCAAGAAGTGGCTTGCGGGTTTCACCATATCGCAGTTTTGAACTCGAAAGCTGAGGTCTACACTTGGGGCAAAGGATCAAACGGACAGCTCGGGCACGGAGACACTGAATATAGATGCATGCCGACTCTTGTGAAAGCTTTGAAAGGTAAACAGGTGAGAAAAGTGGTGTGTGGTTCTAATTACACAGCAACCATTTGTCTTCACAAACCCATTACGGGTACCGATAGTACTAAGTGCTCCGGTTGTCGCCATCCTTTTAACTACATGAGGAAGCTTCACAACTGTTACAACTGCGGGAGTGTTTTCTGTAATTCTTGCACAAGTAAAAAATCCTTAGCAGCAGCCATGGCTCCCAAGACGAACAGGCCTTACCGTGTCTGTGATGACTGTTATATCAAACTCGAAGGAATTAGAGAATCTTTAGCAACACCTGCAAATAGTGCCAGGTTTTCAAACGCAAGTCTACCATCTAGCTACGAGATGGATGAAATTGGTATAACACCGCAGCGTCAGCTTCTAAGAGTGgattcatttgatttcttcagacAAACTAAGCACGCGGACCTGAAAACCATTGGTGAAACTTCAGGAGGAAGCTGCACGTCTTCGATTCACTCAAACATGGATATTAAAGGTAGTTTCAACCTGAAAGGCATACGACGACTCTCTAGGCTTACTTCTTTTGATTCAGTTCAAGAAGAAGGCAAACAACGTACCAAGCATTGCGCTTCGAAATCCGACACATCCTCTCTTATAAGACACTCGGTGACTTGTGGTCTACCGTTTTCACGTAGAGGTTCTGTTGAGTTGTTTCCTTTATCGATAAAATCCAGCCCCGTTGAATCCGTTGCGACTACTTCAGACTTCACCACAGACATTACTGATCATGAGTTACTACAAGAAGTGCCAAAGAAATCCAACCAGTGCCTAAGCCATGAAATATCAGTACTCAAAGCACAG GTGGAAGAGCTTACTCTAAAATCGAAGAAACTAGAAACCGAACTTGGAAAGACTTCGAAGAAGCTTGAAGTTGCGGTACTAATGGCGCGAGATGATGCAGAGAAGATCAAATCTTCAGAAGAGATAGTCAGATCCTTAACTCTGCAG TTGATGAACACAACCAAGAAAGAAGTAGACAAGACAAGGAGACACCGAAACTCGTTTTGA
- a CDS encoding Regulator of chromosome condensation (RCC1) family protein, with protein MIAPSGCFLLIIFLSHLALLQEHAKKASGSHCNTPQRLGKVFSEVLSQTAVLKALSLDELVHKPHTSPPETIENRPTNHSSPGVDTSKYSISSAVSSSSQGSTFEDLKSLCDVFVWGESIGDGLLGGGMHKSGSSSSLMTDSFLPKVLKSHVALDAQSISCGTNYAVLVTKQGQMYSWGEESGGRLGHGVCSYVPHPKLIDEFNGSTVELADCGEFHTCAVTASGDLYAWGDGDHNAGLLGLGSGASHWKPVRILGQMEGIYVKAISCGPWHTAFVTSEGKLFTFGDGTFGALGHGDRISTNIPREVEALNGCRTIKAACGVWHSAAVVSVFGEATSSGKLFTWGDGDDGRLGHGDIECRLIPSCVTELDTTSFQQVACGQSITVALSMSGQVYAMGTADPSHDIVRAPSCIEGGLGKSFVQEVACGFHHIAVLNSKAEVYTWGKGSNGQLGHGDTEYRCMPTLVKALKGKQVRKVVCGSNYTATICLHKPITGTDSTKCSGCRHPFNYMRKLHNCYNCGSVFCNSCTSKKSLAAAMAPKTNRPYRVCDDCYIKLEGIRESLATPANSARFSNASLPSSYEMDEIGITPQRQLLRVDSFDFFRQTKHADLKTIGETSGGSCTSSIHSNMDIKGSFNLKGIRRLSRLTSFDSVQEEGKQRTKHCASKSDTSSLIRHSVTCGLPFSRRGSVELFPLSIKSSPVESVATTSDFTTDITDHELLQEVPKKSNQCLSHEISVLKAQVEELTLKSKKLETELGKTSKKLEVAVLMARDDAEKIKSSEEIVRSLTLQLMNTTKKEVDKTRRHRNSF; from the exons atgaTAGCACCATCGGGTTGTTTCCTACTTATTATCTTCCTGTCTCACCTGGCACTTTTGCAGGAACATGCAAAAAAGGCCTCAGGATCTCACTGCAACACTCCACAGAGACTGGGGAAAGTTTTCTCAGAGGTTCTGTCACAAACTGCAGTACTAAAGGCACTCTCTTTGGACGAACTGGTTCATAAACCTCATACTTCGCCTCCAGAGACTATCGAGAATCGACCAACAAATCACTCCTCCCCTGGCGTTGATACAAGTAAATATAGCATTTCCAGCGCAGTGAGTTCATCTAGTCAAGGATCAACTTTTGAAGACTTGAAGTCTCTCTGTGATGTCTTTGTTTGGGGAGAAAGTATTGGAGATGGGCTATTAGGAGGTGGTATGCACAAAAGTGGCAGCAGCTCTTCTCTGATGACTGATTCTTTTTTACCCAAAGTCTTGAAATCACATGTGGCACTTGATGCACAGAGCATTTCTTGCGGTACCAATTATGCAGTGTTAGTAACAAAGCAGGGACAGATGTACAGCTGGGGAGAAGAATCTGGTGGCAGGTTAGGACATGGAGTTTGTTCCTATGTTCCACACCCAAAACTTATTGATGAATTTAACGGATCAACGGTGGAGTTAGCTGACTGTGGGGAATTTCATACATGTGCTGTAACAGCCTCAGGGGATCTATATGCTTGGGGTGATGGAGATCACAATGCCGGTCTCCTTGGACTTGGTAGTGGAGCTAGCCACTGGAAACCGGTACGAATTCTCGGTCAGATGGAAGGTATATATGTAAAAGCTATATCTTGCGGACCTTGGCATACAGCGTTTGTAACATCAGAAGGTAAGCTGTTTACATTTGGTGATGGTACTTTTGGTGCGCTTGGACATGGTGATCGTATTAGCACAAACATACCTAGAGAAGTCGAGGCATTAAATGGCTGCAGAACAATAAAGGCAGCTTGTGGCGTTTGGCATTCAGCTGCTGTTGTCAGTGTTTTCGGTGAGGCCACATCATCAGGGAAGCTTTTTACTTGGGGCGATGGAGATGATGGGAGACTCGGACATGGTGATATAGAGTGTAGACTAATCCCATCTTGTGTAACTGAACTGGATACAACTAGCTTTCAACAGGTGGCTTGTGGCCAGAGCATTACTGTTGCTCTCTCTATGTCTGGACAAGTTTATGCAATGGGAACTGCTGATCCGAGTCATGATATTGTGAGAGCTCCTTCTTGCATTGAAGGGGGTCTAGGAAAGAGTTTCGTCCAAGAAGTGGCTTGCGGGTTTCACCATATCGCAGTTTTGAACTCGAAAGCTGAGGTCTACACTTGGGGCAAAGGATCAAACGGACAGCTCGGGCACGGAGACACTGAATATAGATGCATGCCGACTCTTGTGAAAGCTTTGAAAGGTAAACAGGTGAGAAAAGTGGTGTGTGGTTCTAATTACACAGCAACCATTTGTCTTCACAAACCCATTACGGGTACCGATAGTACTAAGTGCTCCGGTTGTCGCCATCCTTTTAACTACATGAGGAAGCTTCACAACTGTTACAACTGCGGGAGTGTTTTCTGTAATTCTTGCACAAGTAAAAAATCCTTAGCAGCAGCCATGGCTCCCAAGACGAACAGGCCTTACCGTGTCTGTGATGACTGTTATATCAAACTCGAAGGAATTAGAGAATCTTTAGCAACACCTGCAAATAGTGCCAGGTTTTCAAACGCAAGTCTACCATCTAGCTACGAGATGGATGAAATTGGTATAACACCGCAGCGTCAGCTTCTAAGAGTGgattcatttgatttcttcagacAAACTAAGCACGCGGACCTGAAAACCATTGGTGAAACTTCAGGAGGAAGCTGCACGTCTTCGATTCACTCAAACATGGATATTAAAGGTAGTTTCAACCTGAAAGGCATACGACGACTCTCTAGGCTTACTTCTTTTGATTCAGTTCAAGAAGAAGGCAAACAACGTACCAAGCATTGCGCTTCGAAATCCGACACATCCTCTCTTATAAGACACTCGGTGACTTGTGGTCTACCGTTTTCACGTAGAGGTTCTGTTGAGTTGTTTCCTTTATCGATAAAATCCAGCCCCGTTGAATCCGTTGCGACTACTTCAGACTTCACCACAGACATTACTGATCATGAGTTACTACAAGAAGTGCCAAAGAAATCCAACCAGTGCCTAAGCCATGAAATATCAGTACTCAAAGCACAG GTGGAAGAGCTTACTCTAAAATCGAAGAAACTAGAAACCGAACTTGGAAAGACTTCGAAGAAGCTTGAAGTTGCGGTACTAATGGCGCGAGATGATGCAGAGAAGATCAAATCTTCAGAAGAGATAGTCAGATCCTTAACTCTGCAG TTGATGAACACAACCAAGAAAGAAGTAGACAAGACAAGGAGACACCGAAACTCGTTTTGA
- a CDS encoding Plant invertase/pectin methylesterase inhibitor superfamily protein (Plant invertase/pectin methylesterase inhibitor superfamily protein; FUNCTIONS IN: enzyme inhibitor activity, pectinesterase inhibitor activity, pectinesterase activity; INVOLVED IN: biological_process unknown; LOCATED IN: cellular_component unknown; EXPRESSED IN: 23 plant structures; EXPRESSED DURING: 14 growth stages; CONTAINS InterPro DOMAIN/s: Pectinesterase inhibitor (InterPro:IPR006501); BEST Arabidopsis thaliana protein match is: pectin methylesterase 1 (TAIR:AT1G53840.1); Has 898 Blast hits to 891 proteins in 45 species: Archae - 0; Bacteria - 0; Metazoa - 0; Fungi - 0; Plants - 898; Viruses - 0; Other Eukaryotes - 0 (source: NCBI BLink).), with amino-acid sequence MQQSFTFQLLPVDFFSPKITDSSSSNFLRSKNHYPSMESINTLKGYDKVSDQENQIHHHHHSPLPKPSSFSRKTLIATGSVVSLLLILSVVALTAGAFTHSPPHHPPISSASLKSLCSVTRYPETCFNSLSSSLNESDSKLNPESILELSLRVAAKEISNLSISFRSINDMPEDAAVGDCVKLYTDALSQLNDSITEIERKKKKGGNNWLTEEVVGDVKTWISAAMTDGETCSDGIEEMGTIVGNEIKKKMEMANQMMSISLAIVSQMKKLLLIFH; translated from the coding sequence ATGCAACAAAGCTTCACATTTCAACTTCTTCCTGTTGACTTTTTCTCTCCCAAAATCAcagattcatcttcttcaaatttcCTTCGATCAAAAAACCATTACCCTTCAATGGAATCAATCAACACCTTGAAAGGCTACGACAAAGTATCCgaccaagaaaaccaaatccatcatcatcatcattctccACTTCCAAAACCATCATCATTTTCCCGTAAAACCCTAATCGCCACCGGCTCCGTCGTATCTCTCCTCTTAATCCTCTCCGTCGTCGCTTTAACCGCCGGAGCTTTCACTCACTCTCCTCCACACCATCCACCTATCTCCTCCGCCTCTCTCAAGTCACTATGCTCCGTGACTCGTTACCCAGAGACCTGTTTCAACTCTCTATCATCTTCTCTCAACGAATCTGATTCAAAGCTTAACCCTGAATCAATCCTCGAGCTTTCTCTTCGAGTCGCTGCTAAAGAGATCTCAAacctctctatctctttccgATCAATCAACGATATGCCTGAGGACGCGGCGGTTGGTGATTGTGTGAAGCTTTACACCGACGCGTTGAGTCAACTCAACGATTCGATTACAGAGAtcgagagaaagaagaagaaaggtggGAATAATTGGTTGACGGAAGAAGTCGTCGGAGATGTTAAGACTTGGATCAGCGCCGCCATGACTGACGGTGAGACTTGTTCCGATGGAATTGAAGAAATGGGAACAATTGTGGGTAATgagatcaagaaaaagatggaGATGGCTAATCAGATGATGAGTATTAGTTTGGCCATTGTTAGTCAAATGAAGAAGCTTTTGTTGATATTTCACTAA
- a CDS encoding ternary complex factor MIP1 leucine-zipper protein (unknown protein; BEST Arabidopsis thaliana protein match is: Protein of unknown function, DUF547 (TAIR:AT2G39690.1); Has 35333 Blast hits to 34131 proteins in 2444 species: Archae - 798; Bacteria - 22429; Metazoa - 974; Fungi - 991; Plants - 531; Viruses - 0; Other Eukaryotes - 9610 (source: NCBI BLink).): MKFEELLMEDSSQLHSNKRHDLEEGVMHLKERLEEEEAVTRTLRAAFDGSIVSLPSLSSLFLPPQFSELFQELAIVEAEILCLDRKIKEQASCVVA, from the exons ATGAAATTTGAGGAACTACTCATGGAAGATTCATCACAGCTACATAGTAACAAGAGACATGACTTAGAGGAAGGA GTGATGCATCTTAAAGAGAGactagaggaagaagaagcagtgACTAGAACTTTACGAGCTGCTTTTGATGGCTCTATTGTTTCTCTCCCAAGTCTCTCCTCATTGTTTCTTCCACCTCAG TTTTCTGAGCTCTTTCAAGAATTAGCCATCGTGGAGGCAGAGATTCTTTGTCTAGACAGAAAAATCAAGGAGCAAGCATCTTGTGTAGTTGCCTAG